From Paenibacillus sp. GP183, one genomic window encodes:
- a CDS encoding polysaccharide deacetylase family protein gives MMRKASLTLIALTMLLSACTGGAAKSTAGSNAASSTPMVTASTAPTNTTSPASTATAAPSPSPEPSPAGKEVAKTYHMNKIYDIVPNDSSGNKKVVLLTFDDGPKEKEMNESLIATLKKHKASAIFFLNGYRIKQKPEILKLLNDSGMTIGNHSWDHIDLKKVDNPKVDQQVGDVQKIVKDLTGSAPQFFRPPFGLGSSYLREKVSSEHMLYMTWSNGSKDWEMTNAKNEPAKVVENVLSQLHPGSNILMHELPWTVSVLDELLTKLEEKGYSFVDPRSIELEAR, from the coding sequence ATGATGAGAAAAGCAAGTTTGACCTTAATTGCTTTAACTATGCTGTTATCCGCATGTACAGGCGGGGCCGCTAAATCAACGGCAGGTTCCAATGCAGCCAGCTCCACGCCTATGGTTACTGCAAGTACTGCACCTACTAACACAACTTCTCCTGCTTCAACGGCGACCGCAGCACCATCCCCATCTCCAGAGCCGTCTCCTGCAGGGAAAGAGGTTGCTAAAACGTACCACATGAATAAAATTTACGACATTGTGCCTAATGATTCCTCTGGGAATAAGAAGGTTGTCCTTCTGACATTTGACGACGGACCGAAAGAAAAAGAGATGAATGAGTCCTTGATAGCTACATTAAAAAAGCATAAAGCCAGCGCCATTTTCTTTTTGAACGGATATCGCATCAAGCAAAAGCCGGAGATTCTTAAGCTGCTGAATGACAGTGGAATGACTATTGGTAATCATTCCTGGGATCATATTGATCTCAAAAAAGTCGACAATCCGAAGGTTGATCAACAGGTTGGTGATGTGCAGAAGATTGTCAAGGACCTGACCGGTTCGGCACCTCAATTTTTCCGCCCGCCCTTCGGCTTGGGCAGCAGCTACCTGAGAGAAAAAGTCAGTTCCGAGCATATGCTCTATATGACCTGGTCCAACGGTTCCAAGGATTGGGAGATGACGAACGCAAAGAACGAACCCGCTAAAGTCGTCGAAAACGTGTTAAGCCAGCTGCATCCCGGCAGCAATATACTCATGCATGAGCTTCCGTGGACTGTAAGCGTCCTGGACGAGCTGCTAACCAAGCTTGAGGAGAAAGGCTACTCCTTTGTGGACCCTCGCTCTATAGAGCTCGAAGCCAGATAA
- a CDS encoding genetic competence negative regulator, whose protein sequence is MKIERLSQDKIRIFLTFDDLTERGIQKDDMWREIPKVHELFSEMMDQAYSELGFDPSGPLAVEVFALPAQGMVVIVTRGKLDLYANTDTFDDQEAEEVYEMEVTLEQSDLISYVFQDFEDLLRAAKVINPLLMEGGTLYSYKGKYILQLEPIELDDIKFQALIAVLSEFGEAASVTRAVLEEYGKVVIADDAVKVLCRHFHS, encoded by the coding sequence ATGAAAATAGAGCGTTTAAGTCAGGATAAGATACGGATTTTCCTAACATTTGACGACTTAACCGAACGCGGCATCCAAAAGGATGACATGTGGAGAGAAATCCCCAAGGTCCATGAATTGTTCAGCGAGATGATGGACCAAGCTTATTCGGAGCTTGGATTCGATCCTTCAGGACCTCTTGCGGTGGAAGTGTTTGCTCTGCCCGCTCAAGGCATGGTAGTGATAGTAACCAGAGGCAAGCTCGACCTTTATGCTAATACGGATACCTTTGATGACCAGGAAGCAGAAGAAGTATATGAGATGGAAGTCACGCTTGAGCAAAGCGATTTGATCTCCTATGTGTTCCAAGACTTCGAAGATTTGCTTCGCGCTGCCAAAGTCATCAATCCGTTATTAATGGAAGGCGGCACTCTGTATTCCTATAAAGGCAAGTATATTTTACAGCTCGAACCCATTGAGCTTGACGACATCAAATTCCAGGCTCTGATTGCGGTATTGTCCGAATTTGGAGAGGCGGCTTCTGTCACGCGTGCTGTTCTGGAAGAGTACGGCAAGGTGGTCATAGCGGATGACGCAGTCAAAGTGCTGTGCCGCCATTTTCATTCCTAA
- a CDS encoding stalk domain-containing protein, which yields MTFRFHPSFKVLLFLLVLLSAIILPAKPTWALSYSYVTFPDGKLGIARPDIGVNFMDLSEQLAPVSYEMYINNKLVNAVYDPNKTQYVYHPGNDLSPGNYAVKLVFRYDGYQAKTLEWSFSILSGAASLSAGSTAEQRAGLQAINDYRQLLGLSPVVFNNALNTAALKHAHYLAVNKIDPINTSDSLHDENPSKTAYIGKSLADRINYVGYGKGAAEDVAYKRSTLVEAIDSLFDAPYHRSPFLSPDMTEIGIAKEGDFHVVEFGYKSPATSQLVVSPSDGDVFVPTSFDGHEAPDPIRIHPGASYPVGYPIMASVTGPGISKTTLQSATLADSSGKKIELLQNQASNDDHLDTEVILLPAVALQADTVYQASVKLTTIYKDGRTQSFDKTWKFRTEPTPGIGSDKLHADTNGYMLQIGNLGLIRQHSVSFGLDNNYYLLDQVRFPMTRTPYIVDGTSFLYIRDLAAALGATVSWDDSRKAAIYKKNDKTVTFFTNRNVYAINGVEYSTGAPAQLINEMTMLPVRLLSFTLGAKVDYVDSTRTVILSY from the coding sequence ATGACTTTTAGATTTCATCCATCATTTAAAGTACTCTTATTTTTACTTGTCTTATTGAGCGCAATTATTTTGCCTGCCAAGCCTACATGGGCTTTATCTTACAGTTATGTCACTTTCCCGGATGGGAAATTAGGTATTGCAAGGCCTGATATTGGTGTGAATTTCATGGATCTTAGCGAACAACTCGCACCCGTTTCCTATGAAATGTATATCAACAACAAACTTGTAAACGCCGTTTATGATCCTAATAAGACACAATATGTATATCACCCTGGCAATGATTTGTCTCCAGGCAATTATGCGGTCAAGCTTGTTTTCCGTTACGATGGATATCAAGCGAAAACCCTCGAATGGAGCTTTTCGATCTTGAGCGGGGCTGCCTCGCTCTCTGCAGGTTCGACAGCCGAGCAGCGTGCAGGACTTCAAGCTATTAATGACTATCGCCAGCTGCTGGGGCTTTCACCGGTTGTTTTCAACAATGCTCTTAATACGGCTGCACTCAAGCATGCGCATTATTTGGCCGTGAATAAGATAGATCCGATCAATACCTCGGATTCCTTGCATGATGAGAATCCTTCCAAAACCGCCTATATCGGCAAAAGCCTGGCAGACCGAATCAACTATGTCGGGTACGGAAAAGGTGCAGCGGAGGATGTCGCTTATAAACGATCTACGTTGGTAGAAGCGATTGACAGCTTGTTCGATGCTCCGTACCACCGCAGTCCATTTCTGAGCCCGGATATGACAGAAATAGGCATTGCCAAAGAAGGGGATTTCCATGTCGTTGAGTTTGGATATAAAAGTCCCGCGACCTCTCAATTGGTTGTCTCTCCATCGGACGGCGATGTGTTCGTCCCGACTTCATTTGACGGGCATGAAGCGCCGGATCCGATTCGGATTCATCCTGGGGCCTCTTACCCGGTAGGCTACCCGATCATGGCCAGCGTAACAGGGCCAGGGATCTCAAAAACCACCCTGCAATCCGCCACTTTAGCGGACAGCAGCGGCAAAAAAATAGAGCTGCTGCAAAATCAGGCTTCCAATGATGACCATCTGGATACCGAAGTCATCCTTCTTCCAGCTGTGGCTCTGCAGGCCGATACCGTTTACCAGGCATCTGTTAAATTGACAACCATCTATAAGGACGGCAGGACACAAAGCTTTGACAAGACCTGGAAGTTCCGCACAGAGCCGACACCTGGTATTGGTTCCGACAAACTTCACGCCGATACGAATGGCTATATGCTGCAGATCGGAAATCTGGGCTTAATTCGCCAGCATTCCGTTTCCTTCGGATTGGATAATAATTACTACCTGCTGGATCAAGTTCGTTTTCCCATGACACGCACCCCCTATATCGTGGACGGAACTTCATTTTTGTACATTCGTGATCTGGCAGCAGCGCTTGGAGCAACAGTTTCCTGGGACGATTCCCGCAAAGCGGCTATTTATAAGAAAAATGATAAGACTGTTACTTTCTTTACAAATAGGAATGTGTACGCCATTAATGGCGTTGAATATTCCACCGGTGCTCCAGCGCAATTGATTAACGAGATGACCATGCTTCCAGTTCGCTTACTCTCTTTTACCTTAGGCGCGAAAGTCGATTATGTTGACAGTACTCGCACTGTGATACTTTCTTATTAA